CGCTCAGCACCAGCGGCGGAACCACTGCCAGCAGCAGCGCTGTTATCACTACAACCGGCGTATAGGCACGGGCGAATTTGGTGATGAAATTCTCTGTCTTCGCTTTGTTATTCGTAGCATTCTGCACCAGCTCCAGAATCTGCGAGACTGCGGATTCTCCGAAGTCCTTGGTCACTTCAATGGTAATCACGCCATTGCGGTTAATGAATCCGCTCAGCACCTGGCTTCCCGGCTGTGTCGAGCGGGGAACCGATTCTCCGGTCAGCGCCGAGGTATCCATCATCGCGCTGCCCTCAAGAATAATCCCGTCCAGCGGCACCTTCTCGCCGGGCTTAACCACGATGCTGTCCCCTACTCTAACCTCTTCCGGGGACACCTTGCGCAGATTATTGCCTTCCTTCAGATAAGCGAACTCCGGCCGGATATCCATCAGCGCTGTAATCGAACGGCGCGAACGGTTCACAGCCATTCCCTGGAACAGCTCACCCACCTGATAGAAGAGCATAACCGCGACGCCTTCAGGATATTCGCCGATAGCGAAGGCACCGATGGTAGCCAGGGCCATCAGGAAGTTCTCATCGAACACCTGGCCTCTTACAATATTCCGGGCAGCGGAGAAAACAACCTCCCCCCCGACAATCAGATAGGCTGCCAGGAAGATCAGCAGCTCGGTGATCCCGCTGACCGGCAGGAACATCCCGGCAGCAGCCAGAATGGCACCGCCGCCCAGCCGCATCAGGATGCGGCGCGTATCGCCCTCCCCATGCTCGTGGCTGTGTCCGTGGCCATGGGAATCCTCATGACTGTGGCTGTGCTCAGCAGCATGTGAATGCTGGTGCCCGTGTTCATGGGAATGCCCTTCTCCGCGGGCATGCTCATGACCGTGCGGTTCAGGATGGTTATGAACATGCCCCTGTCCTTGAACCGCTGTGCTGCGCACCTGAGCTGCTCCCTCCGCAGACAAGGACTTCTTAACAGCCCGCGAAGCTTGAACCGCGCGCGGCTTCACATGCGGCTCCAGCTTGGTTACCGTCTGCTCAGCCTGCTGGGCGATCTCATCCGCAGCAGCAGCGGTTGTCTCCAATGTCATGGTCTTGGTGGCGAAGTTGACGGAGCAGGAGGACACACCTTCAATCTTCTTGACCTTATTCTCGATCTTCATTGCGCAATTCGCGCAGTCCAGCCCATCCAGTACCCATTTCCGCTTCACATTGTCTTCTACCGTACTCAAATGACTCATCTCCCTTGATTGTTCCTATATATGAGTATTTGTTCATATGTTAACTTACACCTATTATATTCCCCTGAATCATACAGTGTCAATGCATTCAGCCCACAGATTACGGCTAATTATGTACTGTGAAGAATATGATGCCGATGGAGTTATTTTGGGCAAACTGTTCGTATCTTACTTATAAAATGAGCTTAAAAATGAGAAAAAGAAAAGCTTGTAATTCGTTTGCGGCAGTTATAATATTAACATATGAGCAATCATTCATATGTTAACTGAAGCGAGGTCCTATCTAATGAACAATTCTAATATCAATTCACACACTCACTCACACACTGGAACACATGCCCACTCGCACTCTGACGGGCATTCGCACTCCCATTCACATTCCCACGCACCTGATAATAAAAAGGGCCTGCTGATCGCCTTAATTATCACCGGCGGCATTATGTTCCTTGAGTTCTTCGGCGGCCTGTTTACGGGAAGTCTGGCTCTTTTGTCCGACTCCGGCCATATGCTCAGCGACACCGCCTCCCTTGCCCTTAGCCTTGTGGCAATGATTATCGCAGTGAAGCCGGCATCCTCCAAGAACTCCTACGGCTTCCACCGGTTCGAGATCATGGCAGCCTTGTTCAACGGGGTGACCCTGTTCGTCATTGCCGGATTCATTATGTATGAAGCTTTCCAGCGCTTCTCCGCCCCTCCGGCGGTAGCCAGCGGAACGATGATGTTAATTGCCAGTGTCGGATTGCTGGCCAATCTCGTCAGCGCCTGGTCGCTGATGCGCAAAAGCGGGGCTAAAGACAACATCAATATCCGCAGCGCTTACCTGCATGTCATCAGCGATGCTCTCGGCTCCGTCGGTGCGCTGGCGGCCGGTCTGATCATGAACCTGTTCTCCTGGTATGTTGCAGACCCTATCATCAGTGTACTGGTTGCCCTGCTGATCCTGCGCAGCGCCTGGGGTGTCATCAAGCAGGCCTTCCATATTCTTATGGAAGGAGCTCCGCTTAGCGTGAATGCCGAAGATGTCGAGAAGGCGCTACTGGGCATTGAAGGGGTTCAGGATGTACATGATCTGCATATCTGGACCATCACCTCCGGCATGGATGCCCTCAGTGGTCATCTGCTGATTAGAGACGGAGTGAATACGGAGCAGGTGCTGCAGCAGGCACTTCAATTAGTGGAAGAGCATTTCGGCATCCGGCACACCACATTGCAGCTTGAGAATTCCGTTGTGAAGCACGGTCAGCTTCCGGTCTGAGGAAGAGGAGGTAAGCGGGTAAGGGTAAGGGAGTCTGTGCGTCGGAGGGAGTCCGGGAGAGTTCGAGGAATTTTGAGGGAATCCGAGAAAAACCTAACGATTCTGTAGGCCTGCCGAATGTATGCTGTTTTTCGCATACATTCGAACCACTTGGATGGCGTAAAGTAAGTTGTGTACCAAGATTTGGAGTCTAGTCAGACACCAAAAAAGTAGGGTATCCTCGGGATTGCGAAACCACCAAGGAGGAACCCTACCAATGAGTATTTTACCCGAAAGTTCTCTGAATAATCTATTTGAAAAACTTGTTAAAGATTTTGTGAAAGACAACATGGAACGCCTGTTGCGCGCCGAAATCCAGGGGTTTATGGACAGTGAAGAAGCCGGTGCCAGCAATAGTCGCAATGGCTACTATACGCGAGACTTACACACGAAATACGGCCATATCGAGGATCTTCAGGTGCCCCGGGACCGCCAAAGCCTTTTCCAGACGCAGATGTTTGAGCCGTACCAGCGGCGGGACGGATGGTTAGAAGAGGCCGTCATCCAAATGTACAAATCGGGCATGGGTACGCGGGATGTGGCCCGGTTCATTGAAAGTATGTTTGGCAGCCACTACTCCCCCACCACGGTCAGCAATATTACGGCTACGGTGCTGGACGATATCCACCAGTGGCAGAAACGGCCCCTGAGCAAACGGTACTCCGTGATCTACTTGGATGGGCTGTACGTGAAGCTGAAACGGGGCACGGTCCGTGGCGAAGTGGTCTACTTTGCGATGGGGATTGACGAGGAGGGACAGCGTCAAATTCTCGGGTTTTACGTGGGCGGCCAAGAGAGTTCGAATGGCTGGCGGGAGGTACTCAAAGACCTGTACGACCGCGGAGCGCAGGAAGTCCTGCTGGGTGTGTTTGACGGACTACCGGGGCTGGATGCGGCGTTTAAAGAGACCTATCCTCAGGCAGATGTACAGCATTGCGTAGTGCACAAAGTGCGGGCCACGTTCCCTAAAATCCGGATGGAGCACAAAACTGATGTCCTTGAAGCGTTGAAAACCGTATATACCGCACCGGATGAAGTGGTAGCCCGGGCTAACTTTGATACGGTCAAAGCGAAGTGGAACAAGCTATATCCGAAGGAAATGAGGTCCTGGGAGGAACAGTTATCCACACTCCTGACGTTCTACAAGTATCCGGAATCGATCCGTAAAGCGATCTACACGTCGAACCCCATCGAACGGATGAACAAGGAAATCCGCAAGCGTCTGAAACCGATGAACAGTCTGACGAACATGGATGCGGCAGAGAAAATCGTGTACCTGGAGATGCTGGAATACAATGAACGTCATGCAGGGCGGGTCGCCCAAGGCTTTGGCATGGATGCCGTTAAAAAGAAGCTAAAAGAGCTATTCGAAACACGCTATCCCTCTTTGCCCACACCGGAAGAGACATAGCAGAGAAATCCAGTTTCTGGGGGTCGGGGTTCCCCCTCCCCCCAGAAACACTACACCCCAACCCGTAACCCCGGGGAGGTACTTCTACTCTCTTACACAAACTTCTTGACGCTACCACCACTTGCCCTCACGACCACCGATTGTATGCTGTTTTCCACATATATTCGGCCACTTGCCCTCACGACCACCGATTGTATGCTGTTTTCCACATATATTTTGAACACATGCCCTCGCACTGGCACATGTATGCGGATTATCGTACATCATAACTTATAAAAGGGCTGCCCCATGCCATTACCTGGCTTGGGGACAGCCCTTTTTCCTGACCTAACGATCTATTCATGCCGGATATGCTCATGGGTCTGCAGGAAGATCTGCTCCACATGTGCATCATTCAGCGAATAATATACGGTCTTGCCTTCCTTGCGGCGCTTCACAATCCGCAGATTGCGCAGATAGCGGAGCTGATGGGAGACTGCCGACTGTCCCATATCCAGTATGGAGGACAAATCATGCACACATAGCTCCTGCTGGGATAAAGCGTAGATCAGCCGAACTCTTGTCGGATCACCCAGTGCCTTGAACATTTCTGCCATCTTATCTGTAGTCTCACGGTCCGGCAGAATCAAGGCCATAGATTCCGGTTCCAGTTCGGAACCATTACAGGTGTTGTCGCATTCTTCGAGTGCCGCTGGTTCCATGCTCCCGCCCTCCTCCATATGCTCATCCGGCATCACCGGCGCTTAATAGTATCTTCTACGATTAATTATAGAAAAAATAGCGTCCAATGTCCATGGAGAAGGGAATCTTATACCGCCTTACGCCAAAAAGCGATCAGGCCAGCACCCAGGAACAGAAGCAGGCTGCCCGACACGACAATCATCAGGCTCTCCAGCGGCAGGTTGAAGGCGCCGAACCGTTCTTCGCCGAAGGGGGACATGGCCAGCATCGGTTGTACCCATGGGTAATAAGGGCCGTAGGTGGCGGAATTGGCAATCAGTATATTGGGAATGGTGAAGCAGACATTCAGCGCCAGCGGAGCGCCGAAGCTGCTCCAGCCCTGGGATACCGCCAGTTGCAGGGCGGCCAGCGGCAGGCAGGCGAACCAGCCTCCGAACAGACTGCTCAGCAGCAGCCCCCAGGGAACTCCCCCTTCTGCGCCCCGATACCATCCGATTCCCAGAACCCCTCCAACAAACAGCAGTTGTACCGCACCCAATAGCCCTATTATCAGTACATATTTGGCAAAGTATACTGAAGTCCGCGTCACCGGGAGCGCCAGAAGCTGCTTCCAGCCGCCGTCACTATGCTCATTGCGGCAGATTAAGGCCGCGAAGAGTCCTGAGAGCACCGGAAGAAACAGCAGCGCATGCAGCGTTGACATCGTGCTTAGCAGAACCTGCCAGGTGATTGTCTGATTTCCCGGCATGTCCGAAAGTTCACCAATCGGCAGGGAGACCAGCGGACTGAGCAGAATCAACAGCCAGGTGCGGAATCCGGCTATCTTCAGACACTCCGCAGAGATCATTCGCAGAAACGTCCGCATGTTCAGTCCACATCCTTTCGCGCGAAATGTACGGCTCCAGGCAGGATTACCAGGAATCCAAGCAACAGGCCGGCTCCGCTGAACAGCCATGGACGCGGATCACTCCAAGCAAATTCCGGCCAGGAGAGCGGGAACCACTGCGTGAAGTATGAGCCGAACGGGCTGACCAGCGACAAGGTCAATCCCACCGATACCGGAAGGGTCTGGTTCCGGCTGGTTAGAGACAGCCACAACTGGAGTGCAATGATCGGCATGGCCGCAGCATAAGCGGCGAAGCCCATCCGCAGGACATCCGCAAGCGGTATCTGCTGAGTGCCGAATCCTAGCAGCAGCCCGAGAATGACAGTCCCCGCCGACAGCAGCAGGCAGGACACGATAAGCAGCAGCAGGCAGAGCAGCAGCTTCGCTATGAACACAGCCGTACGGGAGACAGGCAGCGCCAGCAGCTGCTTCCAGGCGCTGGTCTGATGCTCGACATTCGCAATCAGTGAGCAGATCAGTGTGCCTCCAAGATAGAGGGCAATCGGTACGAAGGGTATGACCTCACTGAGCAGGCCACCCCACAGGTCTTCCCGGTACTGCCCGCGAAGATAGTCATAGCGGAGGCCGAAATTCAGCCCCTGCATGGCGATAAGACCCAGCGGGCCGAGGAAGGCGAGGAACCATATGCCTTTGCCACGGATCTTAAGCCAGTCCGCTGACAGCGCACGCCACATCATAGCTCCCCTCCCCCGACCACCTGCAGGAAGAATTCCTCCAGAGATTGCCTGTGCTCCTCTACCCTGTAGATCGCGTGTCCCTCCTCGACCAGCTCTTTGACCAGCAGCGATACTCGCGCATCACTCATCCGGGGCAGGACCAGCCGGCCCTCCTGCAGCTCGCCGCCGCAGCCGCGCCGCACCGCTGTCATCAGCGCAGTCTCCGGCTCGGATAACGCCAGGCGGAGATGGCCCGCCGCCTGCTGCTGGAGATGGGCAATGGTATCCTGATAGACCATCTGTCCCTCGCGGATAATGCCGACCGTACCGGCCATCTGCTCAATCTCGCTCAGCAGATGGCTGGATACCAGCACCGTAATCCCCTGCTCTTCAGGCAGCCGCTTAATCAGGGAGCGGATCTCCTGTATGCCTGACGGGTCCAGCCCGTTGGTCGGCTCATCGAGAATAAGCAGCTCCGGGCTGCCCAGCAGGGCTGCCGCAATCCCCAGCCGCTGCTTCATGCCCAGCGAGAAGCCCTTGACCGGCCGCGTCTCCTCCCCGGTAAGCGAGACGATCTCCAGCACCTCGGCAATGCGCACCTTCGGCACAGCCAGAATGCGGCGGATCGCTTCCAGGTTGTCCCATGCACTCAGATGTCCGTAGTAGGACGGCGATTCCACCAGCGAGCCTACCTTGCGCAGAATCTGCATCCGGTTCGCACGCAGCTCCTTGCCGAAGATTTCAATGCTGCCGGAGGTCGGCTTGATCAGACCGAGCAGCATGCGGATGGTTGTTGTTTTGCCGGCACCGTTCGGTCCGAGGAAACCGTAGATTTCCCCTTTGGTGATATTGAGATTCAGGTTCTTCACAGCCGCACGGCCGCGGTATTCCTTAAGCAGATTTCTTGTCTCTATCACTGTATCTTTCATATTCTCTTCACCTCGGTAACAGCATAACGCCCCAAGGTTAAAAGCACGGAGGCAGCAAGTTTAAATTTCGTTTAAATTGTTCAGGCGTTCCGCTTCCAGATTACAACCTCGGTCCCCTTCGCTATGCTCTCCATGCTCCATTCCAGGTCCATCCGCTTCAGCAGCAGATCGACAATCGACAGGCCCAGGCCTGCTCCTGCGGAGTCAGTGCTCTGCGCAAGACCACCGCCGTGATCCGAGATAATAATCACCCGGTTGCCATCACGGATCTCCGTAAGTATTCCTACATATAACCCGCTGCGTGCATGACGCAGAATATTCTGGAACAGATTGTCCAGCACTCTGCGGAACCAGCTGTCATCGATTTCCCAGTACAGCGGCGCTCCTTCGAGATCAATATCGATCCGATACCCCTCCCTCTCCCACACCGGATACCAGGCGGCAGCGCTCTCCCGCACCAGTCTCAGCACATCCCGGCGCTCCAGATGCAGCGTAATGCGTCCGCTGTTCAGCAGATTGTAGGACAGCAGATTCTCAATCAGGATGCCAAGGCTCTCAATCCGCTGATCCATCAGCTTAAGGGAGGACTGACCGTGCGGAGACAACGGCTCCTTGCCCAGTACATGGAGGTGGCTGCGAATAACGGTAAGCGGAGTCCGCAGATCATGCGACAGATCGGCCACCAGCCGTTTGCGCAGCGCCTCTTCTTCCGCCTCCCGGGCACGGCCTGCCTTAAGCTCCGTCACCATGGTATTGAAGGCTTCCTCCAGATGCCCGATCTCATCCGGCTTCCCCGGCGGAACAATCTGCGGCAAGCCCTCCTGACCGGTGAACACCATAGCGGTCTGCAGCCGCAGCAGCCTTCTGCGGATCATGATGAAGAAGAACCAGGAGCTGGTAATGAACAGCAGGAAGAACACCAGCATGGCAATCGTATACCATTTATCCAGCCCTGCGGTATATTTGCTCTTCGTAATATCCTCAGGCAGCTGCATCACCATGAAGCCCTCTGCGGCCTCTGCCCGGTCTCCAATAAAAGCGACAATAGCCAGCGGCTTCAGCGCCGCACTGTCCTTCATGAAGGCTACCGCTTCAGCGGCGCTCCACTGGGCGGGAATAGCCGGAGCCTCTCCCGTCAAGAGCAGCGGCGGTCCTGAAGGCTCGGTCACCAGCTGTGTTTCCCCCGCAGGATCGACCCAGAATATTCTCGACAGCGGATAGGCTTCACTTAAGGCCAACAGCCGGCGGTTGATATCCTCAGGAGGCTGGTCAAGGAGCTTGCGGGCTTCCTCATGCCACATCCTCTCCAGCTTATCTATCCTGGAATACTGCTCATACGCCTTGGGTGGACTTGTATGAGTAATCCCCCCAAAGATGCTGTACACGGCAATCGTCAGCGGAATAACAACGGGCACGAACAGCAGTGCAGCTACGATAATGAGCAGATAACGAAAAAGCAGCGAGCGGTGCAGCAGTTGGAAGCGCCCCGCCCCTTTCACCCTCTCACCCGGTAGCCGATCCCCCGGACCGTCTCAATAATCTCCGGCGCGGCCGGATCAAGCTCCAGCTTCTCGCGCAGATAACGGATATGTACCATCAGCGTCTTGTCGCCTTCAATGTAGCTCTCCCCCCAGACCGCCTCATAGATCTGCTCCTTAGTCAGAATCTGGCCCAGATGCCGCAGCAGATAAGAGAAGATCTGAAACTGCTTGCCGGTAAGCATAATCTCCCGTCCGGTTGCAGCTTCCGTAACTACACTGCTTCCCGGCCGGACGACCAGATGCTTGAGCGTCAGTTGAGCGGGCGCGGCTGCGCCGCTTCTTCTCAGCAGAACCTCGATTCTCGCCGCCAGCTCATCGGGATGAAACGGCTTGGTCAGATAATCATCGGCGAAGTCCAGCCCCTGAAGCTTATCGTCAATGGAAGTGCGGGCCGAGAGCATCAGAACCGGCAGCTCCGGATAGGCCCGCTTCAGCCGCCGACCGACGGTGAAGCCGTCCAGACCCGGCAGCATCACATCCAGAATCGCAAGCTGGCAGCCCTCTGCGGCTTCAAGCGCCCCGTCTCCGCTCTCCAGCCAGCGCACAGCATATTCCCGTTCCCGCAGATCAGCCGCCAAGGCACTGCCGATCTCCCGGTCATCTTCTACGTACAATAGGGTTACACTCACGTTGTTCTCCATCCTTTCTTCCTTCCAAATGGAATCACAAATCCCCGGATACCAGCAGTCTTGAGGTCTGCCGGTATCCGGGGAGAATGATCCTTGCTGTTCAGGCCGTAATTCCGAACCGTCCCGGCGGCTTATCCTCCGGCAGCCCGAATAGATAGCCTTGTCCCAGATCCATGCCTAGATCACGGCAGACCAGGAATTCCTCACGGCGTTCTATGCCTTCGGCCAGCAGGCTTGCACCGAATTCTCCAGCCCTGGAGATAATCTCCCTAAGAATCCGCTGCTTCCCTTCATCCCGGTCACAGAAGCTGATTAGACTGCGGTCAACCTTGACATAATCGGGCTGGAGGCTGGACATTAGTTCAACGGTGGAATAGCCAGCGCCCACATCATCCAGCGCAACCCGCATCCCCTGCTGGCGGTATTCGGCGAAGATGGCGCGCAGATGCGGAATATCGCTGATCTGCTCCGTCTCCACAACCTCAAATACATAATCCTCCGGATTCTGGTCTAGCCTCCGTATCGCCTCAAAAGTATGCGTAAGACAATACTTGGGATTATAAATAGAAGAGGGCAGGAAGTTAATGAACCGCTTGATGCCTTTGGGCAACAGCTTACTGCCGGTCTCTATCGCCGAGATCCGGGCGGCCCGGTCAAGGAAGGAGTGAAACCCTGTCCGCCGGGCAATCTCAAACAGCTCATAGGGCTGAAAATAACTGCCCTGGGGCAGCGGGCGCAGCAGGAATTCAAAGCCGACAATCTCCTCGCTGAAATTCACAATCGGCTGCATATGGCTGCAAAAATCATGGCTCATAATGATGGACACCAGATTCTCATTGGCGAAGCGGACCTTCAGCTGCTCAAAGGTCAGCCACCGGTCTGGGGCCGCAGAGGCACCTTTACTCTTAACGCATACGGTTAAGGAATCCGCTACGTCCTTAGCCGCCACCAGCATTTCTATAAGCTTCAACAGCTCTTCTTTACAATGATATGGAATGATACAAGTCTTGCTTGTCTGATAACCTTCATAACCGGCATTTCGGATGGTCGCAGCCAGCGGAGCTGAGCAGGGGCGGAGCTTCAGCTCCCCTTGATCCTCAATCGGGTCAATGTCAGCACAATCAACACAGTTCATGGCAATCCCTCCGCCTCATGATGTCGATAACCTGAGGTCATTATAGCATGATTCCTCCGGCACAAGGCACAATGCGGAAAGCCGCAGCAGAAAGAGCCCCTTATGAACCTTGAAGGTTCCTAAGAGGCCCGGATTGCCGGACTATATACTTAAGACTGCCATACCCCATGCCCGCCGTTCTTGCCCATATATTCAATCCGTGAAGGTGACAGCTCAAGAATGACATAATCGGGATCATCCGGCCCCTTGAACCATTTCTCCAGGGACTCATTCCATACCTTAGAGCGCAAGCTGTCGTCCTTCGTTACAGCAACCGTTGCTTCGATCTCCAGTACATCCTTGCCGCCGCCCTGTTCATAGCCGAGCAAGAGACAAGCATTCGGATTATCCTGAAGCTCTTCTACCTTATGAGTCTTGCGGTTAGTTGCCAGATAGATGGACAGCCCGTCATGAAATACTGCCATATAACGCACTTTAGGCTTGTTACCGGCCTCAATCGTGCCGAAGGAACCGAACCTGTTGTCGTCCAGCACCTGTATGATTGTTTTCTCCAGCTCTTTGTTGTCCATTGACGTCACAGCTCCCTTCAAATTCATGTGAATATTAAGTTTATATTCACGTCCACGGTTTGGATTTATGATTAACCTGTGCCTAATATAGTGTACCCTTCCCGTTCATTCTGAATCCCGCCATCTGTTCATAAATTGATTAATAAGGAGTCTTATCCTTGAAAAAACTAATCTGGACCGGCTGGTCCATGGATCATCTGCAGATCGCCCAGACCTCGGGACTTTTGGCCGCTTGTGCCGCGCTGTTATTCGTGCTGAGCGTGACCGCTTGGAGAATAGGGTAAATGTAAACTACAAGGTCCATATTCTGTGAATAAGGATGGAACCCACACATGGCTGAACTGCATTCTGAGCCCACTTTGCATACCGCCTTACTGCAATTCATTTTCCCCTTTTCAATTAAGGCGGAAGTCGATCAAGAGCTGATTGAGAGCCTTCAGGAGGATGGATTTACGCGTTTTTTTCTGGAGAACAAGGAACTGGAACATGCCTATTACGGGGAGAATCACTGTGTATCCCATGAGAAAATGGAGCGCAGCTATCTTCCGTTTGCCGCCCATGTCCTGTTTCCGCGTGAGAAGGACAGGGATTCCTTCCGCCGCTTTTCCCGGGCTAACGATCTGCTGTGCGGGCTGCAAATGCCCTTCCAGACGGTTCCCTTCCGCGTGCTGTCGACCGATGTGTTCCTCTGCCCGTTCGAGCTGGGCTTCCTGACGGTAAGAGTCGCTATTGAGGAGGAGAATCTCCCCTTCAGCATGGTGCTGGAATTCGCCGACCGCTTCCGCAATCTGGAGGATGTAAGTGTTCAGGATGAGCATACTTTCATTCATTGTCATCAGAAGTCTTTTGCCCGGGTGGAGGATTTCGTGTTCAGGCATCTGGCAGCCGGGCTTGAGCCGTATCTCGATCCTGCGGAGACGAACGGCAATTATTTCGAGACCCTGCCCTTCTTCGTCGATGAACGGATGCTGGTGCAGGCCTTCTACGGCGTTAATCTCCCGGAGGACGAGGAAGAGATCAGTGTCGAGCTGCTCTACCGGGCCTCCCAGGTGGACGGTCTGAACATCGACGGCAGCCCCTATATGAGTGCGAGTGATCCGGACTATATCAAGCAGTACACCCGGGAGCACTGCTATAGCCGCTGGGGGCCGGACACCTACTACATGACCAATGAGCAGACCTTCTGCTGCGTGAGCCGGGCGAGGCCGGAGATTGCCGCAGGCTTGATCAGCCAGATGTACGGCGAGTATTATTACGGAATGCTGCTGAGTATTTTCCACAAAATCGTGCTGCTGAAGCTCGCCAACCTCCACTCCCGGCTGCGCATCAACCACGATAACGACGAGATTGAGAATCTGATCTTCCTGATCAACAAATTCTCGGCCAAATTCTACTTCCTGGAGCTGATTTCGCAGTCGCAGGGACGTGAGATTTTTTTTCAGCTGCGTAAGGTGTATGGCAATGATGCCCTGTTCGATGAGGTGAAAATGACGCTGAATGACCTGTTCCAGTATCAGGACAAATTCCAGGCCAAACGGCGGGATACGCTCCTGATGGTGCTCACCGTGTTCACGGTCATCAGCGGGATTTACGGGATGAATCAGGTGATCGAGGATCTGAAGGGACAGATTGACTGGAGCAAAATGCTGGAGTACTCCGCGTTCGAGTATC
The window above is part of the Paenibacillus sp. FSL H8-0048 genome. Proteins encoded here:
- a CDS encoding response regulator transcription factor, which translates into the protein MENNVSVTLLYVEDDREIGSALAADLREREYAVRWLESGDGALEAAEGCQLAILDVMLPGLDGFTVGRRLKRAYPELPVLMLSARTSIDDKLQGLDFADDYLTKPFHPDELAARIEVLLRRSGAAAPAQLTLKHLVVRPGSSVVTEAATGREIMLTGKQFQIFSYLLRHLGQILTKEQIYEAVWGESYIEGDKTLMVHIRYLREKLELDPAAPEIIETVRGIGYRVRG
- a CDS encoding EAL domain-containing protein — encoded protein: MNCVDCADIDPIEDQGELKLRPCSAPLAATIRNAGYEGYQTSKTCIIPYHCKEELLKLIEMLVAAKDVADSLTVCVKSKGASAAPDRWLTFEQLKVRFANENLVSIIMSHDFCSHMQPIVNFSEEIVGFEFLLRPLPQGSYFQPYELFEIARRTGFHSFLDRAARISAIETGSKLLPKGIKRFINFLPSSIYNPKYCLTHTFEAIRRLDQNPEDYVFEVVETEQISDIPHLRAIFAEYRQQGMRVALDDVGAGYSTVELMSSLQPDYVKVDRSLISFCDRDEGKQRILREIISRAGEFGASLLAEGIERREEFLVCRDLGMDLGQGYLFGLPEDKPPGRFGITA
- a CDS encoding pyridoxamine 5'-phosphate oxidase family protein; amino-acid sequence: MDNKELEKTIIQVLDDNRFGSFGTIEAGNKPKVRYMAVFHDGLSIYLATNRKTHKVEELQDNPNACLLLGYEQGGGKDVLEIEATVAVTKDDSLRSKVWNESLEKWFKGPDDPDYVILELSPSRIEYMGKNGGHGVWQS